In the Arachis ipaensis cultivar K30076 chromosome B04, Araip1.1, whole genome shotgun sequence genome, GGAGGCTGGTTACCTCCGTCTGCATACCgggcattctgcattcgacatgtTGCGGCAAATTTTGCCCTCACCTTCAACGGCAAAGACGCAAGGAGTCTACTTGTGAATGCGGCATACGCTAAGACCGAGGTCGAGTTccattactggtttgatattcttaGGTCCgaagacccggcgatgtgtgaCTGGGCGAACCTGATTGAGTATTCGTTGTGGACACAGCATTGTGATGAGGGGCGTAGATTCGGACACATGACGACGAATATATCTAAGTGTGTGAACTCGATCCTCAAGGGTGTCAGAAACCTTCCTATGTGCTCGCTGGTGAAGGCAACATACGGAAGGTTGGCTGAATTATTTGTTCGCAAAGGGAGAGAGGCTGAGGCGCAGATGGGAACCGGACAACAATTTAGTCAGCACTTGGTGAAGTGTAtagaggccaacttgaagacggctAGGTGCTTCACGGTTACTGTGTACGACAgggataactccgagttcaccATCGCAGAGACAACTCCGACTGGTTCTTTCTCACTGGGTAGCTACAGAGTCTCGCTTGCATCTCACACATGTGACTGTGGATACTTCCAGGCACTTCATTTCCCGTGTCCCCACGCACTGGCATGCTGTGCCTACTCACGGCTTACATGGGAGCCTTACGTCCACCAGGTGTATCGTCTTAGTTCGGTCTTTAGTGTGTATCAGATGGGTTTCACACTTCCCATTCCggagggtttctggccaccaTATGACGGGCCGACTGTCATCCCTGACCCCAATAAGAGGCGTGCGAGAGAGGGTCATCCCAGGTCCACTCGGATACGGACCAATATGGACGAGGCAGATCCGAACCGGCCAAAGAGATGTAGGCTTTGTCGGCAGCCTGGCCACACACATCGGAGTTGCCCACAGCTCGGAGGAGTAGAGCACACACGGGGACATGATTAGGTGTATTGGTGGCTTTGGTacttttgttatttcaatttcGCGTTTAGATTCCACTATTATCGGTTTTCTTACTTGTAGTTGGTGACTGATAGAA is a window encoding:
- the LOC107636068 gene encoding uncharacterized protein LOC107636068 — translated: MGELEGENAESWSFFLSHLREHVTPQPGLLVISDRHNGIKAALEAPDGGWLPPSAYRAFCIRHVAANFALTFNGKDARSLLVNAAYAKTEVEFHYWFDILRSEDPAMCDWANLIEYSLWTQHCDEGRRFGHMTTNISKCVNSILKGVRNLPMCSLVKATYGRLAELFVRKGREAEAQMGTGQQFSQHLVKCIEANLKTARCFTVTVYDRDNSEFTIAETTPTGSFSLGSYRVSLASHTCDCGYFQALHFPCPHALACCAYSRLTWEPYVHQVYRLSSVFSVYQMGFTLPIPEGFWPPYDGPTVIPDPNKRRAREGHPRSTRIRTNMDEADPNRPKRCRLCRQPGHTHRSCPQLGGVEHTRGHD